One Spea bombifrons isolate aSpeBom1 chromosome 1, aSpeBom1.2.pri, whole genome shotgun sequence DNA window includes the following coding sequences:
- the HSCB gene encoding iron-sulfur cluster co-chaperone protein HscB → MEPMRSQALKFCYRRLVGRRSTDTLTRSWRNVIGRVIGNSIPHYACSRAFVSSCGNIAPQSKLQPKSTCSYYHTRTFCASPQSRLCWSCQSVVSHADFFCPSCNSLQPPDERKDYFQVLDCETSFDLDIQELQKKYRNLQRFLHPDYFSQKSQIERDISEKHSSFVNKAYKTLLSPLERGIYLLSIQGITIKEGADSGMGPEFLNEILEISEHLNEVNTSREIEDVGHTMQDKCERLIEDISNAFQQGDLHGVKTLLTKMKYYSNILDQVKKKLIP, encoded by the exons ATGGAGCCGATGAGAAGTCAAGCGCTGAAGTTTTGTTACAGGCGGTTGGTGGGGAGGCGGAGCACCGACACGCTTACCCGAAGCTGGAGGAATGTGATCGGACGGGTGATAGGAAACAGTATTCCTCATTATGCGTGTTCCCGGGCATTTGTCAGCAGTTGTGGGAACATTGCACCACAGAGCAAGTTGCAGCCGAAAAGCACCTGTAGTTACTATCACACACGGACGTTTTGTGCGTCTCCTCAGAGCAGGTTGTGCTGGAGCTGTCAGTCTGTTGTGAGCCATGCTGACTTTTTCTGTCCCTCCTGCAATTCTCTGCAGCCCCCCGATGAAAGGAAGGACTATTTCCAAGTGCTCGACTG TGAAACATCGTTTGATCTCGATATTCAAGAACTGCAGAAAAAATACCGGAATCTCCAACGTTTTCTTCATCCAGATTACTTTAGTCAAAAGTCTCAG ATTGAACGAGATATTTCAGAGAAACACTCTTCTTTCGTCAATAAAGCTTATAAAACTCTTCTGTCTCCGCTAGAAAGAGGAATATATCTG CTCAGTATCCAGGGCATTACAATTAAGGAAGGTGCTGACAGTGGAATGGGCCCTGAATTTCTAAATGAAATATTGGAAATCAGTGAGCATCTTAATGAAGTTAACACTAGTAGAGAAATTGAAGATGTTGGGCACACCATGCAAG ACAAGTGTGAAAGATTAATAGAAGATATCAGCAATGCATTTCAGCAAG GTGACCTTCATGGAGTTAAGACGCTGTTAACAAAGATGAAATATTATTCAAACATACTAGACCAAGTTAAAAAGAAACTAATAccttag